A window from Kovacikia minuta CCNUW1 encodes these proteins:
- a CDS encoding glycosyl hydrolase family 8 yields the protein MFPFPQRLWQSFLPRTVMIGALSSLLSLAGCFFAPSMGQIPECPENSSGSEKTLVDLALPQASANLPLLQESWVAYRQRFIQADGRVIDRETGDRTTSEGQAYAMLRAVLINDRDTFRRTLTWAESNLVRKDSSDKRIDQLWAWKWGNSGQGWKILDQNFASDADLDAVTALILAARRWNCPAYLPFARAKLKDIWNHSTAQVGDRRYFLPGPMPAFWNQPDRLILNPSYLAPYAFRLFAQVDPDHNWISLVDSSYEVLQAASTLSKVGLPSDWIMLDPQTKKFAAVSFDPLQSVYSFNAYRVWWRVALDANWFQEPRAKAYLSQHTAHLKQLWQQQQKIPARLDLEGKPLVNYEATSQYAMLYTAFQLTDAAIAKQIYQRKLMVQYRNGFWDNNSAYYSQNLAWFALLPSTPPTQLIEVVGGR from the coding sequence ATGTTTCCCTTTCCCCAACGTCTCTGGCAATCCTTTCTGCCGCGCACTGTGATGATTGGTGCCCTCAGTTCACTGTTGAGTTTAGCTGGTTGTTTTTTTGCTCCTTCAATGGGGCAGATTCCTGAATGCCCAGAGAACTCGTCCGGTTCAGAAAAAACGCTGGTTGACCTGGCGCTACCCCAAGCTAGTGCAAATTTACCGTTGTTACAGGAGAGTTGGGTTGCCTACCGTCAACGGTTTATTCAAGCTGATGGACGGGTGATCGATCGCGAAACGGGCGATCGCACCACATCCGAAGGGCAAGCCTATGCGATGTTGCGGGCAGTGTTAATTAATGACCGGGATACATTCAGGCGCACATTAACCTGGGCAGAAAGTAACCTGGTTCGCAAAGATTCATCGGATAAGCGAATCGACCAACTGTGGGCGTGGAAATGGGGCAACTCTGGACAGGGCTGGAAAATTCTGGATCAGAACTTTGCCAGTGATGCTGATCTGGATGCGGTGACTGCCCTGATTTTGGCAGCCCGTCGCTGGAACTGCCCTGCCTATCTACCCTTTGCCCGTGCCAAACTGAAGGACATTTGGAACCACTCCACTGCCCAGGTGGGCGATCGCCGCTATTTCCTGCCAGGACCCATGCCAGCCTTCTGGAATCAGCCCGATCGCCTGATTCTCAATCCTTCCTATCTGGCTCCCTATGCCTTCCGGTTGTTTGCCCAGGTTGACCCCGACCACAATTGGATCAGCCTGGTTGATAGCAGTTATGAAGTGCTTCAGGCAGCTTCCACCCTCTCAAAAGTAGGGCTGCCCAGCGATTGGATTATGCTTGATCCACAAACAAAGAAATTCGCTGCGGTATCCTTCGACCCATTGCAGAGTGTGTATAGCTTTAATGCCTACCGGGTCTGGTGGCGGGTAGCATTGGATGCAAACTGGTTCCAAGAACCGCGCGCCAAAGCCTATCTAAGTCAGCACACCGCCCATCTAAAGCAACTCTGGCAGCAACAACAAAAAATTCCTGCCCGCCTTGACCTGGAAGGCAAGCCGCTGGTGAATTACGAAGCGACTTCGCAATACGCCATGTTGTACACCGCTTTTCAACTGACCGATGCGGCGATCGCCAAACAAATCTATCAACGCAAACTGATGGTGCAATACCGGAATGGCTTCTGGGACAACAACTCGGCTTACTACAGCCAAAATCTTGCCTGGTTTGCATTACTACCATCTACTCCGCCAACTCAGTTGATTGAGGTAGTAGGTGGTAGATGA